A section of the Lujinxingia litoralis genome encodes:
- a CDS encoding B-box zinc finger protein yields MSSSERICAHHEGAPAIAVCTACRADICGACHGADLRGFAICKPCRQQRLPSLPEWEHGERRFTPSGFVLTAVSAMTSPRTFFPALVTSPRWGAAAGFGILSVLVGTFAQTLWRKAFSPLYPDLIELYTTELNVAPQLAEVALFASLPMGALTLYFLHTAMLYFALRIFGVNQARWGITARITGYALATYLLLLIPPLGSFELGHFLMVVWLFNLEVTAVRMLFGMGFWRSMLAVLLPFMLLLSMTGG; encoded by the coding sequence GTGTCATCCTCTGAGCGCATCTGTGCGCACCATGAAGGAGCGCCGGCGATCGCCGTGTGCACGGCCTGCCGGGCCGATATCTGCGGCGCATGCCATGGCGCTGATCTGCGGGGGTTTGCGATCTGCAAACCCTGCCGCCAGCAGCGCCTGCCCTCGCTCCCGGAGTGGGAGCATGGCGAGCGCCGCTTTACGCCCTCGGGCTTCGTGCTCACGGCGGTCTCGGCGATGACCTCGCCGCGCACGTTCTTCCCGGCGTTGGTGACCAGCCCGCGTTGGGGAGCGGCGGCCGGCTTTGGCATCCTCTCGGTTCTGGTGGGGACCTTTGCCCAGACCCTCTGGCGAAAGGCATTCTCCCCGCTCTATCCCGATCTGATCGAGCTCTACACCACCGAGCTCAACGTGGCTCCGCAGTTGGCCGAGGTGGCACTCTTTGCCTCCCTGCCGATGGGCGCGCTCACCCTCTATTTTCTGCATACGGCGATGCTCTACTTCGCCCTGCGGATCTTCGGGGTGAACCAGGCGCGCTGGGGGATCACCGCCCGCATCACCGGGTACGCGCTGGCGACTTACCTGCTGCTGCTGATTCCGCCGCTGGGCAGCTTTGAGCTGGGGCATTTCTTGATGGTGGTCTGGCTCTTTAACCTGGAAGTCACCGCGGTGCGGATGCTCTTTGGTATGGGCTTCTGGCGCTCCATGCTGGCAGTGCTCCTCCCCTTTATGCTGCTGCTCTCGATGACCGGCGGATAA
- the ffh gene encoding signal recognition particle protein has protein sequence MFDVVAKGFRDVRMRFEGKRELTEENIDEALKDIRRSMLEADVNFRIAKNFINRVKEKALGEVVKVKAKGTQGKMEVSPGDHFVKICHDELEALMGPVDSSIVFTNPRVGPTKIMMVGLQGSGKTTTTGKLARLLMDQHGKKPLLVGADVYRPAAIEQLRVLGQELGVPVHAVEGGDPVKVCNDAIALAKEQDRDVILFDTAGRLAVDDVLMNELEQIVETTSPENIFLVADAMIGQDAVNTAKEFNSRLEIDGFIMTKLDGDARGGAALSIKEVTGKPIKFIGVGEKLDDLEEFRPEGLANRILGFGDVMGLMNKFERSLSEEDAKRAEKDAMRMLSGEFDFNDFYNQLEQISKLGSMNELMEMMPFFGGGMPADANIDDSELTKIRAIIQSMTQRERTDPDVLTRQPNRVRRIAKGSGTDQEKVEQVIQQFNMMRGMMQQFSNMGGGGLLGKIPGLKQLNQLRGMKDMDMSSLLGDLMGGAGGGGGPGGGLSGLPGFDGPNLPPGYSPPGGRLLGSSKGTKSKSLSANKRKRKRRTVKQARKKNKK, from the coding sequence ATGTTTGACGTTGTCGCGAAAGGTTTTCGCGACGTTCGCATGCGTTTTGAAGGCAAGCGCGAGCTCACCGAAGAGAATATCGACGAGGCGCTCAAAGACATCCGCCGCTCCATGTTGGAGGCCGATGTCAACTTCCGCATCGCCAAAAACTTCATCAATCGCGTCAAAGAAAAGGCGCTGGGCGAGGTGGTCAAGGTCAAGGCCAAGGGCACTCAGGGCAAGATGGAGGTCTCGCCAGGCGATCACTTCGTCAAGATCTGCCACGACGAGCTCGAAGCCCTGATGGGGCCGGTCGACAGCTCGATTGTCTTTACCAACCCGCGCGTGGGGCCGACCAAGATCATGATGGTCGGTCTGCAGGGCTCCGGTAAGACGACGACCACCGGCAAGCTGGCGCGTCTGTTGATGGACCAGCATGGCAAAAAGCCCTTGCTCGTCGGCGCCGACGTCTACCGCCCGGCGGCCATTGAGCAGCTGCGCGTGCTCGGCCAGGAGCTGGGCGTGCCGGTGCACGCGGTGGAGGGTGGCGACCCGGTGAAGGTGTGTAACGACGCGATTGCTCTGGCCAAGGAGCAGGATCGCGACGTGATCCTCTTCGACACCGCCGGTCGTCTGGCGGTGGACGATGTGCTGATGAACGAGCTGGAGCAGATCGTCGAGACCACCTCTCCGGAGAACATCTTCCTGGTGGCCGACGCGATGATCGGTCAGGACGCGGTCAACACGGCCAAAGAGTTCAACAGCCGCCTGGAGATCGACGGCTTCATCATGACCAAACTTGATGGGGATGCCCGCGGCGGCGCGGCGCTCTCGATCAAGGAGGTGACCGGCAAGCCGATCAAGTTCATCGGGGTTGGCGAGAAGCTCGACGATCTCGAAGAGTTCCGCCCGGAAGGCCTGGCCAACCGAATCCTGGGATTCGGCGACGTGATGGGCCTGATGAACAAGTTCGAGCGCTCGCTCAGCGAAGAAGACGCCAAGCGCGCCGAGAAAGATGCCATGCGCATGCTCTCTGGCGAGTTTGACTTCAACGACTTCTACAACCAGCTCGAACAGATCTCGAAGCTCGGCTCCATGAACGAGCTCATGGAGATGATGCCCTTCTTCGGCGGCGGAATGCCGGCGGACGCCAACATCGACGACAGTGAGCTGACCAAGATCCGGGCCATCATCCAGTCGATGACCCAGCGGGAGCGCACCGATCCCGACGTGCTCACCCGCCAGCCCAACCGCGTGCGTCGCATCGCCAAGGGCTCCGGGACCGACCAGGAGAAGGTCGAGCAGGTGATCCAGCAGTTCAACATGATGCGCGGCATGATGCAGCAGTTCAGCAACATGGGTGGCGGCGGACTGCTGGGCAAAATCCCGGGTCTGAAGCAGCTCAATCAGCTGCGCGGCATGAAAGACATGGACATGAGCTCTCTGCTGGGCGACCTGATGGGCGGCGCCGGCGGTGGGGGTGGTCCGGGAGGCGGGCTCAGCGGTCTGCCCGGCTTCGATGGTCCCAACCTCCCCCCGGGGTATTCGCCTCCCGGTGGACGCCTGCTGGGGAGCAGCAAGGGCACCAAGAGCAAGTCGCTCTCGGCCAACAAGCGCAAGCGCAAGCGCCGCACCGTCAAGCAAGCGCGTAAGAAGAATAAGAAGTAA
- a CDS encoding tetratricopeptide repeat protein yields MQTSSSNISQAHQELQRAYLLVGFGHLTEAIAACERAECLMPEEALPGTLKGAILTASGQLPAAMRQLQKVLRVHRDDLLATLYLAEACFLAGRHRRAWRLLDGLDPHVLNESPHGPLAAALRETWEQIPPDELPKPLEVNLDEEPQPAA; encoded by the coding sequence ATGCAAACCTCATCTTCCAACATCTCTCAGGCTCATCAAGAGCTGCAGCGTGCCTATCTGCTCGTCGGTTTTGGTCATCTCACAGAGGCGATTGCAGCCTGTGAGCGCGCCGAGTGTCTGATGCCGGAGGAGGCCCTCCCGGGGACTCTCAAAGGTGCGATCCTTACCGCCAGTGGCCAGCTTCCGGCCGCGATGCGTCAGCTCCAAAAGGTGCTTCGAGTCCATCGCGACGACTTGCTCGCCACACTCTATCTGGCCGAAGCCTGTTTTCTGGCCGGGCGCCATCGCCGTGCCTGGCGACTGCTTGATGGACTCGACCCCCACGTGCTCAACGAGAGCCCTCATGGCCCCCTGGCCGCCGCGCTCCGAGAGACCTGGGAGCAGATCCCGCCCGATGAGCTGCCGAAACCCCTGGAAGTGAACCTCGACGAGGAACCTCAACCGGCTGCTTGA
- the smpB gene encoding SsrA-binding protein SmpB — MSDAVKSITRNRKAYHDYFVDDELEAGLVLLGSEVKSLRQGKVNLTDAYARFDKGELYLVNAHISPYENATHINHEPERVRKLLMHKRELRKLSNKANIAGFTLIPLALYFKGSTVKCKIGVCRGKKLFDKREDLRKRDAAREMARNHARNHRR, encoded by the coding sequence ATGAGCGACGCAGTTAAATCCATCACGCGCAACCGCAAGGCTTACCACGACTATTTTGTCGACGATGAGCTGGAGGCCGGTCTGGTGCTTCTGGGCTCGGAGGTGAAGAGCCTGCGCCAGGGGAAGGTCAACCTGACCGACGCCTACGCGCGTTTTGATAAGGGCGAGCTCTATCTGGTCAACGCGCATATCAGCCCCTATGAGAACGCCACCCATATCAATCACGAGCCCGAGCGGGTGCGTAAGCTCCTGATGCATAAGCGTGAGCTGCGCAAACTTTCCAATAAAGCCAACATCGCCGGGTTTACGTTGATCCCGCTGGCGCTGTACTTCAAAGGCAGCACCGTCAAGTGCAAGATCGGGGTCTGCCGCGGTAAGAAGCTCTTTGATAAGCGCGAAGACCTGCGCAAGCGCGACGCTGCTCGCGAAATGGCGCGTAACCACGCCCGGAATCACCGGCGTTGA
- a CDS encoding tetratricopeptide repeat protein, producing the protein MRAGRWRHILAATLVMAGLCAGCKEEPRDHLVEGQRALAAKDPELAEEHLERALEAQPKLLEARRLLVDVDILRGDYAGAEARLNELWRQHGFEDPENLSTGGRGVRRLMADQYNRLYRSWAQATDRRTHPEVFEEVALKALSSKSRDTGLNEMLREFYRERADHFIEQGDKIAAAQELEKIQRLRTFPDTRREYLEQAHRLRREAFFEQAEARFVEEIQPELEQNGAFDAESRQVLLAIEQPVDRRLSPRSEESLAQARAMAQQALVPTLAQLAISIGGLDAENVDITAMEVPRGEIQQEQFRVGRYDMVAAFSLESLINMAFEYGEDQRVQGPEEPGAEPTEALPDAGASPP; encoded by the coding sequence ATGCGTGCTGGACGCTGGCGTCACATTCTGGCGGCGACCCTGGTGATGGCGGGGCTGTGCGCGGGATGTAAAGAGGAGCCCCGCGACCATCTGGTGGAAGGGCAGCGGGCGCTGGCGGCCAAAGACCCGGAGCTGGCCGAGGAGCATCTGGAGCGTGCGCTGGAGGCCCAGCCCAAGCTGCTGGAGGCGCGCCGCTTGCTCGTCGACGTCGACATTCTGCGCGGAGATTACGCCGGTGCGGAGGCTCGCCTCAACGAGCTGTGGCGCCAACATGGCTTTGAAGATCCCGAGAACCTGAGCACCGGCGGGCGCGGGGTGCGCCGCCTGATGGCCGACCAGTACAACCGGCTCTATCGCAGCTGGGCCCAGGCCACCGACCGCCGCACCCACCCGGAGGTCTTTGAGGAGGTCGCGCTTAAGGCCCTCTCCTCGAAGAGCCGCGATACCGGTCTCAATGAGATGCTGCGCGAGTTCTACCGGGAGCGAGCCGATCACTTTATCGAGCAGGGCGATAAAATCGCCGCCGCCCAAGAACTGGAAAAAATCCAACGCCTGCGCACCTTTCCCGATACACGCCGTGAGTATCTGGAGCAGGCCCATCGCCTGCGTCGGGAGGCGTTCTTTGAGCAGGCCGAGGCCCGCTTTGTAGAAGAGATTCAACCGGAGCTGGAACAGAACGGGGCGTTTGATGCCGAGAGCCGGCAGGTGCTGCTGGCCATTGAACAGCCGGTGGACCGTCGCCTGAGCCCGCGCAGCGAGGAGTCCCTGGCCCAGGCGCGGGCCATGGCCCAGCAGGCCCTGGTTCCCACGCTCGCGCAGCTGGCCATTTCGATTGGTGGGCTGGATGCAGAAAATGTGGATATCACCGCAATGGAGGTTCCCCGGGGGGAGATTCAACAGGAGCAATTTCGGGTGGGGCGCTACGACATGGTCGCCGCCTTCTCGCTGGAGAGTCTGATCAACATGGCCTTTGAGTATGGCGAAGACCAGCGGGTGCAGGGCCCCGAGGAGCCCGGCGCTGAGCCGACCGAAGCGCTGCCCGATGCCGGGGCTTCGCCGCCCTGA
- a CDS encoding AMP-binding protein — protein MTSEFYDDAQARSRQWPSLFGLLHTRAQRSPARGIYMRDGRGAQEFRTYTQLLSGAERVAHALQERGVGPGERVLIAQPTGFDALMSFFGVCALGAIPVPLPWPRDIDAFKGLANLARWRRIALRYDARVLLCADLGVRAESGWRGIWPPHPLQLVLDPQHLLARQPARVCIEPYQPRADDVAYIQSTSGTTGAPRGVELTHRGLRTSLEAIGRRINASSRDVQVSWLPLDNIMGLVGAVFFAMHWDIRLVLMTPERFLAQPEDWFWAIHDHRATLSLAPNFAYNYCVRRCQSSALKGLDLSCWRIAMNGSEPVRAQHMHRFRERFKPFGLPAFAQMPVYGMSEATLGVSFHQAGKAPRIDGINRRLLEWEGRAEPLPAEGAPSPYERMHVVSVGRPLEPLSLKIVDSRGRELPERDLGEIAIEGPTVMAGYVASTVRDADGEPPTRLEEGWLKTGDLGYLADGDLFFVARRSDCIEAESGQRLIFPEEVELFVDSVDGVRSGSTAVFAAHQHGAETRIVVAFEVQAGADAAELDPRITALLKAHLDVHPARLLHLSPRTIPKTASGKVRRQLCAELYGAGRLERRSAGALRAGLRDLGEALAASSESAAARLRALFGASRG, from the coding sequence ATGACCAGCGAATTTTACGATGATGCGCAGGCCCGCTCGCGCCAGTGGCCCTCGCTCTTCGGGCTTCTGCACACGCGCGCACAACGCTCACCGGCGCGCGGTATCTACATGCGCGATGGGCGCGGGGCTCAGGAGTTTCGGACCTACACGCAGCTCCTCTCCGGTGCGGAACGCGTCGCCCACGCGCTTCAGGAGCGCGGGGTGGGCCCCGGGGAGCGCGTGCTGATCGCACAGCCCACCGGGTTCGATGCGTTGATGAGCTTTTTCGGGGTCTGTGCCCTGGGTGCCATCCCGGTTCCTTTGCCCTGGCCGCGCGACATCGATGCCTTCAAGGGCCTGGCCAACCTGGCGCGCTGGCGGCGCATTGCCCTGCGCTACGATGCCCGGGTACTCCTGTGCGCCGACCTGGGAGTGCGCGCCGAATCCGGCTGGCGAGGCATCTGGCCTCCGCATCCCCTCCAGCTGGTGCTGGACCCGCAACACCTGCTCGCCAGGCAGCCCGCCCGGGTATGTATCGAGCCCTATCAGCCCCGGGCTGATGATGTGGCGTACATCCAGTCCACCTCCGGAACCACCGGAGCCCCACGCGGGGTAGAGCTTACCCACCGGGGGCTGCGCACGTCGCTGGAGGCGATCGGGCGCCGTATCAACGCGTCGAGTCGCGATGTCCAGGTCTCCTGGCTCCCCCTGGATAACATCATGGGGCTGGTCGGCGCGGTCTTCTTTGCCATGCACTGGGACATCCGGTTGGTGCTCATGACGCCGGAGCGCTTTCTGGCGCAGCCCGAGGACTGGTTCTGGGCCATCCATGATCATCGCGCCACGCTGAGCCTGGCGCCGAACTTCGCCTACAACTACTGCGTGCGTCGCTGCCAGAGCTCGGCCCTTAAGGGGCTGGACCTCTCCTGCTGGCGCATCGCGATGAATGGTTCCGAGCCGGTACGCGCCCAGCACATGCACCGCTTTCGCGAGCGCTTCAAACCCTTCGGGCTTCCGGCCTTTGCGCAGATGCCGGTCTACGGCATGAGTGAGGCCACCCTGGGAGTGAGCTTCCATCAGGCCGGCAAAGCCCCGCGCATCGACGGCATCAATCGCCGTCTCCTGGAGTGGGAGGGCAGGGCCGAGCCGCTGCCGGCCGAAGGCGCGCCCAGCCCCTACGAACGCATGCACGTCGTCTCAGTAGGGCGCCCTCTGGAGCCCCTCTCCCTGAAGATTGTCGACTCCCGAGGCCGCGAGCTTCCCGAGCGTGATCTGGGGGAGATCGCCATTGAGGGGCCCACGGTGATGGCCGGCTACGTGGCCTCCACCGTGCGCGACGCGGATGGCGAGCCGCCCACACGCCTGGAAGAGGGCTGGCTGAAGACCGGCGATCTTGGCTATCTGGCCGACGGGGATCTCTTCTTCGTGGCTCGCCGCTCCGATTGCATCGAAGCCGAGTCGGGACAGCGTCTGATCTTCCCCGAAGAGGTCGAACTCTTCGTGGACTCCGTCGACGGCGTGCGCTCCGGGAGTACCGCGGTGTTTGCCGCGCACCAACACGGGGCCGAGACGCGCATCGTGGTCGCCTTTGAGGTTCAGGCCGGTGCCGACGCCGCGGAGCTCGATCCGCGCATCACGGCCTTGCTAAAAGCTCACCTCGATGTGCACCCGGCGCGCCTCCTGCACCTCTCGCCACGCACCATCCCGAAGACCGCCTCGGGCAAGGTGCGTCGCCAGCTCTGCGCCGAACTCTACGGCGCCGGGCGCCTGGAGCGCCGCTCGGCCGGCGCGCTGCGCGCCGGCCTCCGAGACCTGGGCGAGGCGCTGGCGGCAAGCTCGGAGTCCGCGGCCGCGCGCCTGCGCGCGCTCTTTGGCGCCTCCCGGGGCTGA
- a CDS encoding vWA domain-containing protein, giving the protein MSFGLKRAQTWLATGGSMAVGLAVLFASPQVHAWNFDETCSPTEVTEVTVTRPGALFMLDRSGSMKRGTTYCYYNGSYGPHCAPSRWNVAKGAITQVLDAMTSSTAPDEVQFGIGYFPRTYIHHQVGEDRRNAIVYSMNNTGPDGGTPTDAAIDALRQSWSLNQTDFPAAGVLITDGAPNDREDALDAACDLRAAGKSMFVVGLGGGTDQAFNNKLAAAAGKGCCGSSANASCSNGIGTDPCVSGGVDKDTCFGAYQANDQTEFRNALLSIAAEIACTFPINFSQFSSNSAPENPAAVLVRMNTAAGQINIPHRDANGGQGWFFNSENREEVTLTQTYCDQVRTPGEVDSVETQLACDCQQPQGAECEVPNAPFGVCPLGTWICDEGYDVCEPYAADNCPVPCFGFPEGEACHMDNDFPFFEGPHTLDNERNRCKIGVTVCENDQPACVPVFDPMPELCDGLDNDCDGQIDNLSASWSKPEFSELSLSGPNSAAACMERDACVCLNGPSEHRGSGMSLSQEFEDYLEQWTPDCVCSEGLGQ; this is encoded by the coding sequence ATGAGTTTCGGTCTCAAAAGAGCGCAAACGTGGTTGGCCACCGGCGGCAGCATGGCAGTAGGACTGGCTGTCTTGTTTGCGTCTCCTCAGGTTCATGCATGGAATTTCGATGAAACCTGCAGCCCTACAGAGGTCACCGAGGTCACGGTTACCCGGCCCGGGGCTCTTTTTATGCTCGATCGCTCCGGGTCGATGAAGCGTGGGACGACCTACTGTTACTATAATGGTAGTTATGGTCCTCACTGTGCCCCCTCGCGCTGGAATGTGGCCAAAGGGGCAATCACTCAGGTGCTGGATGCGATGACCTCGTCCACGGCGCCAGATGAGGTGCAGTTCGGCATCGGGTACTTCCCCCGAACCTACATCCATCACCAGGTAGGCGAAGATCGTCGCAACGCGATCGTGTATTCGATGAACAACACCGGGCCTGACGGCGGTACGCCGACCGATGCCGCCATCGACGCCCTCCGGCAGAGCTGGAGTCTGAATCAGACTGACTTTCCGGCGGCCGGGGTGCTGATCACCGATGGTGCTCCTAACGATCGGGAAGACGCGTTGGATGCGGCCTGTGACCTGCGTGCCGCCGGCAAGTCCATGTTCGTAGTGGGGCTGGGGGGGGGGACCGACCAGGCCTTTAACAACAAACTCGCGGCCGCCGCCGGCAAGGGGTGCTGTGGCTCAAGCGCAAACGCGTCCTGCTCGAATGGCATCGGGACCGATCCCTGCGTGAGTGGCGGGGTTGATAAGGACACCTGTTTCGGTGCCTACCAGGCCAACGATCAGACCGAGTTCCGCAACGCGCTCTTAAGCATCGCCGCAGAGATCGCCTGTACCTTCCCCATTAACTTCTCGCAGTTCAGTAGCAACTCGGCGCCGGAGAACCCGGCTGCGGTGCTGGTGCGCATGAACACCGCCGCCGGACAGATCAACATTCCGCATCGCGACGCCAACGGCGGTCAGGGGTGGTTCTTTAACTCGGAGAACCGCGAAGAGGTTACCCTGACGCAGACCTACTGCGATCAGGTCCGCACCCCTGGCGAGGTCGACAGTGTGGAGACGCAGCTGGCCTGCGATTGTCAGCAGCCTCAGGGCGCGGAGTGTGAGGTCCCCAACGCTCCCTTCGGCGTCTGTCCGCTGGGCACCTGGATCTGTGACGAGGGCTACGATGTGTGTGAGCCCTACGCGGCGGATAACTGTCCGGTGCCCTGCTTCGGTTTCCCCGAGGGTGAGGCCTGCCATATGGACAACGACTTCCCCTTCTTTGAAGGGCCGCACACGCTGGATAACGAACGCAACCGCTGCAAGATCGGGGTCACCGTCTGTGAGAATGATCAGCCCGCCTGTGTGCCGGTCTTCGACCCGATGCCCGAACTCTGCGACGGCCTGGACAACGACTGCGACGGTCAGATTGACAACCTCTCGGCCAGCTGGAGCAAGCCGGAGTTCTCCGAGCTTAGCCTCAGCGGTCCGAACTCGGCGGCGGCCTGCATGGAGCGTGATGCCTGTGTCTGCCTCAATGGTCCGAGCGAGCACCGGGGCTCCGGGATGAGTCTGTCGCAGGAGTTTGAAGACTATCTCGAGCAGTGGACTCCCGATTGCGTCTGCTCCGAAGGGTTGGGTCAGTGA
- a CDS encoding GAF domain-containing protein has protein sequence MQYEVFIPAAEEEGFDVTITVEASNWTQALKTGLERLGEGMVRNVMCDIKSDNSIHVTDATSHRVFIIKELEGAAGTEEPAAAATIKMEPLKQEPPTSKSEPEPESNSEVESGGEEELEAQEAADVAPAEEEQARPEPETTSPADAKDEAAAEPQVEEEWKSDDGKMRISSSTFEALQREDVEEKARVISESRNKTDERKAVSIGRTEEKVAANLIEDVFLEIQAIHENNMALEDVVNFVMDMVMEKLDAESGSILFADVNGRELYFASARGPKANEIMSFRVPMGEGIVGFCAREGVSLAISDVHQEPRFYKKISEALGYETTSLACSPIQYQGRVYGAIEVINKKGASSFAGQEISAMAYIGRQLAEFIHELIMAREKLEA, from the coding sequence ATGCAATACGAGGTGTTCATCCCTGCGGCCGAAGAAGAAGGCTTCGATGTGACCATTACGGTGGAAGCCAGCAACTGGACGCAGGCCCTTAAAACAGGCCTGGAGCGCCTCGGCGAAGGGATGGTTCGCAATGTGATGTGCGACATCAAGAGCGACAACAGCATTCACGTCACCGATGCTACCAGCCACCGCGTCTTCATCATCAAAGAGCTCGAAGGGGCAGCCGGGACCGAGGAGCCCGCTGCGGCGGCGACCATCAAAATGGAGCCCCTCAAACAAGAGCCGCCAACGTCGAAGTCGGAACCAGAGCCGGAGAGCAATAGTGAGGTTGAATCCGGCGGCGAGGAAGAACTCGAAGCGCAGGAGGCCGCAGACGTGGCGCCGGCGGAAGAGGAGCAAGCCCGGCCCGAACCCGAAACGACAAGCCCCGCCGACGCCAAGGACGAAGCGGCCGCGGAGCCCCAGGTCGAGGAGGAGTGGAAGTCCGATGACGGTAAAATGCGCATCAGCTCCTCCACCTTCGAGGCGCTTCAACGCGAAGATGTCGAAGAGAAGGCGCGCGTCATCAGCGAGTCCCGCAATAAAACGGATGAGCGCAAGGCTGTCTCGATCGGCCGCACCGAGGAGAAGGTCGCTGCCAATCTCATCGAAGACGTCTTTCTCGAAATTCAGGCGATCCATGAAAACAACATGGCGCTCGAAGACGTCGTCAACTTTGTGATGGATATGGTCATGGAGAAGCTCGACGCCGAGAGCGGCTCCATTCTCTTCGCCGACGTCAACGGTCGTGAACTCTACTTCGCGTCGGCCCGGGGGCCCAAGGCCAACGAAATCATGAGCTTCCGGGTCCCGATGGGCGAGGGCATCGTCGGGTTTTGTGCTCGCGAAGGCGTCAGCCTGGCGATCAGTGACGTGCACCAGGAGCCGCGCTTCTACAAAAAGATCTCCGAGGCGCTGGGCTACGAAACCACCAGTCTTGCCTGCTCGCCAATTCAATATCAGGGTCGAGTCTACGGGGCGATCGAGGTGATCAATAAGAAAGGGGCGAGCTCGTTTGCAGGACAGGAAATCAGCGCGATGGCCTACATCGGTCGTCAGCTTGCTGAGTTCATTCACGAGCTGATCATGGCCCGCGAGAAGCTCGAAGCCTGA
- the rpsI gene encoding 30S ribosomal protein S9 — protein sequence MAQAEQYHAIGRRKKASARVFLRPGTGVVTVNGQDADEYFGRDTLMMILRQPLELTETLDKFDVYCTVSGGGKSGQAEAVKLGVARALLLVDGAMRPALKQGGFLTRDARVKERKKYGQKGARARFQFSKR from the coding sequence ATGGCACAAGCGGAACAGTATCACGCGATTGGTCGTCGCAAAAAAGCGAGCGCCCGCGTCTTTTTGCGCCCCGGCACCGGCGTTGTCACGGTTAACGGTCAGGACGCCGACGAGTACTTCGGTCGCGACACCCTGATGATGATCCTGCGTCAGCCCCTGGAGCTGACCGAGACCCTGGACAAGTTCGACGTCTACTGCACGGTCTCCGGCGGCGGCAAGAGCGGCCAGGCCGAAGCGGTGAAGCTCGGCGTGGCTCGCGCCCTGCTCCTGGTGGACGGCGCCATGCGCCCCGCGCTTAAGCAGGGTGGCTTCCTGACCCGTGACGCCCGCGTCAAGGAACGTAAGAAGTACGGTCAGAAGGGTGCCCGCGCGCGCTTCCAGTTCTCCAAGCGCTAA
- a CDS encoding outer membrane protein assembly factor BamD: protein MPRPLSLLRHPLVGRLLALSLMAGAPLGCVTGTPSQELSYSDQAEAYFEAGQQRFERRDYLEAMRLYNTVRNQFPYSRWAALAHLRIGDAYFEQDQNAAAVEQYRAFIQLYPRHEKVEYAHWKIARAFYEQMPSEFFILPPAYERDLSSTRDAVRELRIFLQRYEQSEYAPEARRLMRSAQRRLADHEFYVATYYLDRDNPKAAAGRLTHLLRNFPGLGLDAEALFLLGKAYLQLDEPGRALTAWTDLIEVHPEHPRAGEAKRLLEARGLNATPEQNSDEGQGG from the coding sequence ATGCCGCGCCCTCTATCTTTACTTCGCCACCCACTTGTTGGACGTCTGCTCGCGTTAAGCCTGATGGCGGGCGCCCCGCTGGGCTGTGTCACCGGGACTCCGAGTCAAGAACTCTCGTACAGCGATCAGGCCGAGGCCTACTTTGAGGCCGGCCAGCAACGCTTTGAACGCCGCGACTATCTCGAGGCGATGCGGCTCTACAACACCGTGCGCAACCAGTTTCCCTACAGTCGCTGGGCTGCTCTGGCCCACCTGCGCATCGGCGACGCCTATTTTGAGCAGGACCAGAACGCCGCGGCCGTCGAGCAGTACCGTGCGTTCATTCAGCTCTACCCGCGTCACGAAAAGGTGGAGTACGCGCACTGGAAGATCGCCCGGGCCTTCTACGAGCAGATGCCCTCGGAGTTCTTCATCCTGCCGCCTGCGTACGAGCGCGATCTTAGCTCCACGCGCGATGCGGTGCGCGAACTTCGCATCTTTCTCCAGCGTTATGAGCAATCCGAATACGCCCCCGAGGCGCGGCGCCTGATGCGCTCGGCTCAGCGGAGGCTCGCCGACCACGAGTTTTACGTGGCGACCTATTACCTGGATCGCGACAACCCCAAAGCCGCCGCTGGCCGGTTGACGCACCTGCTGCGAAACTTCCCGGGGCTGGGGCTCGATGCCGAGGCGCTTTTTTTGCTGGGCAAAGCCTACCTGCAGCTGGATGAGCCCGGTCGGGCGCTGACGGCCTGGACCGATCTGATCGAGGTGCATCCCGAGCATCCGCGCGCCGGAGAGGCAAAGCGTCTGCTTGAGGCCCGGGGCTTGAATGCGACGCCTGAGCAAAACTCGGACGAAGGGCAGGGCGGCTGA
- the rplM gene encoding 50S ribosomal protein L13 encodes MKTFSAKESDINRQWFVVDLEGETVGRAAAKIATILRGKHKATYTPHVDCGDFVICINADKVAFTGKKLTDKVYNRHSGYPGGLKSITAGDLLEKRAQSVITYAVQGMLPKTKLGRQMITKLKVYAGAEHPHQAQQPQALEL; translated from the coding sequence ATGAAAACCTTCAGCGCTAAAGAATCGGATATCAACCGTCAGTGGTTCGTCGTCGACCTGGAAGGGGAGACGGTGGGTCGCGCGGCTGCGAAGATCGCCACGATCTTGCGCGGCAAGCACAAGGCCACCTACACCCCGCACGTGGACTGTGGCGACTTCGTGATCTGCATCAACGCCGACAAGGTGGCGTTCACCGGCAAGAAGCTCACCGACAAGGTCTACAACCGTCACTCGGGTTACCCGGGCGGACTGAAGTCGATCACCGCCGGCGATCTCCTTGAGAAGCGCGCTCAGAGCGTGATCACCTATGCGGTTCAGGGCATGCTGCCCAAGACCAAGCTCGGTCGTCAGATGATCACCAAGCTCAAGGTCTACGCCGGAGCGGAGCACCCGCATCAGGCGCAGCAGCCCCAGGCGCTCGAACTTTAA